From Streptomyces sp. TLI_235, a single genomic window includes:
- a CDS encoding cytochrome P450: protein MSPAAPVLARTHRTARRLDRRVYLASHPVLFALLAATRRRPVLRLGRTVLVHGPEAYREVLTRVPLDRAAEGTTGGAAARRTDGGLLFDQDGGEHRAARRDLTELLGTRGTERLRPVWQAVLDRRLAELHGTVDLVDVVRELAGATAAALTGSAAEPLQLALACAEAAAEAAREHLPGLPRRTSTTAAEHLNSLLPHGRDAMLAVAAVNTTIAALPRAAAWCARAGLWDEVSPELAVELLRLTAPSPLLPRVAAADGTAAGCPIGRGDRLVLVARHAAGAHRTGPADAQASQAVFGAGPHACPGARLARAQLADFLAALAPHRPVVVRAAVDRRAALPGYSSLLVRKA, encoded by the coding sequence ATGAGCCCTGCGGCACCGGTCCTGGCGCGCACCCACCGCACCGCCCGGCGTCTGGACCGGCGGGTCTACCTGGCCTCGCACCCGGTGCTGTTCGCGCTGCTCGCCGCCACCCGCCGCCGCCCGGTGCTCCGCCTCGGCCGCACCGTGCTGGTGCACGGCCCGGAGGCGTACCGCGAGGTGCTCACCCGGGTACCGCTGGACCGCGCCGCGGAGGGCACCACCGGCGGCGCGGCCGCCCGGCGCACCGACGGCGGGCTGCTCTTCGACCAGGACGGCGGCGAGCACCGCGCCGCCCGCCGCGACCTCACCGAGCTGCTCGGCACCCGGGGCACCGAGCGGCTCCGCCCGGTCTGGCAGGCGGTACTCGACCGCCGGCTCGCCGAACTCCACGGCACCGTCGACCTCGTGGACGTCGTCCGGGAGCTCGCCGGGGCGACCGCGGCCGCCCTCACCGGCTCCGCCGCCGAGCCGCTGCAGCTCGCCCTGGCCTGCGCCGAGGCGGCGGCCGAGGCCGCCCGGGAGCACCTGCCGGGCCTGCCCCGGCGCACCTCCACCACCGCCGCCGAGCACCTCAACTCCCTGCTGCCGCACGGCCGGGACGCCATGCTCGCGGTCGCCGCGGTCAACACCACGATCGCCGCGCTGCCCAGGGCCGCCGCCTGGTGCGCCCGGGCCGGCCTCTGGGACGAGGTCTCGCCCGAACTCGCCGTCGAGCTGCTCCGGTTGACCGCCCCGTCGCCGCTCCTGCCCCGGGTCGCCGCGGCCGACGGGACGGCGGCCGGCTGCCCGATCGGCCGCGGCGACCGGCTGGTGCTGGTCGCCCGGCACGCCGCCGGCGCCCACCGCACCGGGCCGGCCGACGCGCAGGCCTCCCAGGCGGTGTTCGGCGCCGGCCCGCACGCCTGCCCCGGTGCCCGGCTCGCGAGGGCCCAACTCGCCGACTTCCTGGCCGCCCTGGCCCCGCACCGGCCGGTCGTCGTCCGGGCCGCGGTCGACCGCCGGGCGGCCCTGCCCGGCTACTCCTCCCTGCTCGTACGGAAGGCCTGA
- a CDS encoding parallel beta-helix repeat protein gives MRGIRVAGLATATVAAVLGLPAPTASAATTDLYVDNTAACSDSNPGIQAQPFCTVGAAAAVVQPGTTVHLNGIFQENVRITRSGEPGAPVTFTGAGWLPGARDDTSPAVTVGGVHDVDDVVFRQTLLTSVLVENSDRVTLDRNRSETESADVPGIAVSGGSGTRVTRNDLQGGRGSIAVSGAADTVVSGNIVSAYGTGIAVTGSTGTVVTGNTVLDGCGPGIGLSGASTGFRLYNNIVAGHTNTLPDARATCGEGPPATPMSSST, from the coding sequence ATGCGAGGAATCCGCGTCGCCGGCCTCGCCACCGCGACCGTCGCGGCCGTGCTGGGCCTGCCCGCTCCGACCGCCTCCGCAGCCACGACGGACCTGTACGTGGACAACACGGCGGCCTGCTCCGACAGCAACCCGGGCATCCAGGCGCAGCCGTTCTGCACCGTCGGCGCGGCCGCCGCGGTGGTTCAGCCGGGCACCACCGTCCACCTGAACGGCATCTTCCAGGAGAACGTACGCATCACCCGCTCCGGCGAGCCCGGCGCGCCGGTCACCTTCACCGGTGCCGGCTGGCTGCCCGGGGCCCGGGACGACACCTCCCCGGCCGTCACGGTCGGGGGCGTCCACGACGTGGACGACGTGGTGTTCCGCCAGACCCTGCTCACCTCGGTGCTCGTCGAGAACTCGGACCGGGTCACGCTGGACCGCAACCGGAGCGAGACCGAGAGCGCGGACGTCCCCGGCATCGCCGTCTCCGGCGGCAGCGGCACCCGGGTCACCCGCAACGACCTGCAGGGCGGCCGCGGCAGCATCGCGGTGTCCGGCGCCGCCGACACCGTGGTCAGCGGCAACATCGTCTCCGCCTACGGCACGGGCATCGCCGTGACCGGTTCGACCGGCACCGTCGTCACCGGCAACACCGTGCTGGACGGGTGCGGTCCCGGCATCGGCCTGTCCGGTGCCTCGACGGGCTTCCGGCTGTACAACAACATCGTCGCCGGCCACACCAACACGCTGCCCGACGCACGAGCCACCTGCGGCGAGGGGCCACCGGCGACACCCATGTCGTCCTCGACCTGA
- a CDS encoding nucleoside-diphosphate-sugar epimerase: MLRVAITGASGFCGSHLARTAAAAGAEVRCLGRRPAPVGRHVRWDAAAETPDLRGADLVVHCAAAVGDHPQGSPAEAEQHAVNVDGTARLLEAAAGRPVVFVSSASVYDPRTDRSLVREDHPTAGGHRNAYGRTKAAADRLALASGAVVLRPRAVYGPGDPHLMPRLLERVRRGLLLLPGPDVPLSLTAVQNLADACLAAATWQPGAYNIADAAPYRRDAAVRTVLAVHGVRVRIGHVPVAAAEFAARRGLLPGLTPYAVDQLARPVVLDTAKAFGQGYRPRWELASALCATDDHGLATSAKIT, from the coding sequence GTGCTCCGTGTCGCGATCACCGGTGCGAGCGGCTTCTGCGGCTCGCACCTCGCCCGTACCGCCGCCGCGGCCGGGGCCGAGGTGCGCTGCCTGGGCCGCCGCCCGGCCCCGGTCGGCCGCCATGTCCGCTGGGACGCCGCCGCCGAGACCCCCGACCTGCGCGGCGCCGACCTGGTGGTGCACTGCGCCGCCGCGGTCGGCGACCACCCGCAGGGCTCGCCCGCGGAGGCCGAGCAGCACGCCGTCAACGTGGACGGCACCGCCCGGCTGCTGGAGGCCGCGGCCGGCCGGCCCGTGGTGTTCGTCTCCAGTGCCAGCGTCTACGACCCGCGTACCGACCGCAGCCTGGTCCGCGAGGACCACCCCACCGCCGGCGGCCACCGCAACGCCTACGGCCGCACCAAGGCGGCGGCCGACCGGCTCGCCCTGGCCTCCGGCGCCGTCGTGCTGCGGCCGCGCGCCGTGTACGGGCCCGGCGACCCGCATCTGATGCCCCGCCTGCTGGAGCGGGTCCGCCGCGGCCTCCTGCTGCTGCCCGGCCCGGACGTGCCGCTCAGCCTGACGGCCGTACAGAACCTGGCCGACGCCTGCCTGGCCGCCGCCACGTGGCAGCCGGGCGCGTACAACATCGCCGATGCGGCGCCGTACCGGCGCGACGCGGCGGTACGGACGGTGCTCGCGGTCCACGGGGTCCGCGTTCGGATCGGCCATGTGCCGGTGGCCGCCGCCGAGTTCGCGGCCCGCCGCGGCCTGCTGCCCGGCCTCACCCCGTACGCCGTCGACCAGTTGGCCCGGCCGGTCGTCCTGGACACCGCGAAGGCATTCGGTCAGGGCTACCGGCCGCGCTGGGAGTTGGCCTCCGCACTGTGCGCCACAGATGATCACGGTCTCGCAACATCTGCGAAGATCACGTGA
- a CDS encoding putative membrane protein YqiK codes for MLIGIAGAVVASIVVLVVLFRLMWRVAEPNEALIISGSRHRSEGVADGLGFRIVTGRGTLVLPGVQVVRRLSLDLNEAELDVECVTSQGIPVHVKGVVIFKVGDDPVSIANAARRFLDQQKMMGHRVHNVFAGHLRSIVGGLTVEDMIRDRERMTGETRAASGSEMEKLGLIIDSLQIQEILDPTGYIKNLAAPHAAAVQRDARIAAAEADRRATEAEQEAFARKSEATRNSGIQQAGYQAELETAQARALQAGPLAQAAARQEVVVQETKVAELEAHRKEQQLQADVRKPADARAYETRTKAQADRDARISAAEALARETELKAAAEANRVKIAATAEAEATKARGLASAEATRATGQAEAAAAEAKGLATAEAARALGLAEAEAIKARAAALAENQEAVVAQQLAENWPEIVRAGAEAFGNVEHMVLLNGAEGMGEMMAKALTMGGTGLGLARQLLSAMGQQQRPAEPVAAAERAVSRAIPVQEGAES; via the coding sequence ATGCTCATCGGCATCGCGGGGGCCGTCGTGGCCTCCATCGTCGTCCTTGTCGTGCTCTTCAGGCTCATGTGGCGGGTCGCCGAGCCGAACGAGGCACTGATCATCTCCGGTTCCCGGCACCGCTCGGAGGGTGTCGCGGACGGACTCGGATTCCGGATCGTCACCGGGCGCGGCACGTTGGTGCTGCCCGGTGTGCAGGTGGTGCGCCGGCTCTCGCTGGACCTCAACGAGGCCGAGCTGGACGTCGAGTGTGTGACGTCGCAGGGCATCCCGGTGCACGTCAAGGGTGTGGTGATCTTCAAGGTGGGCGACGACCCGGTGTCGATCGCCAATGCCGCGCGCCGCTTCCTCGACCAGCAGAAGATGATGGGCCACCGGGTCCACAACGTCTTCGCCGGCCATCTGCGTTCCATCGTCGGCGGGTTGACGGTCGAGGACATGATCCGCGACCGCGAGCGGATGACCGGGGAGACCCGGGCGGCGTCCGGCAGCGAGATGGAGAAGCTGGGCCTGATCATCGACTCGCTGCAGATCCAGGAGATCCTCGACCCGACCGGCTACATCAAGAACCTCGCCGCCCCGCACGCCGCCGCTGTGCAGCGGGACGCCCGGATCGCCGCCGCCGAGGCGGACCGCCGGGCGACCGAGGCCGAGCAGGAGGCGTTCGCCCGCAAGTCCGAGGCCACTCGCAACTCCGGTATCCAGCAGGCCGGTTACCAGGCGGAGCTGGAGACGGCGCAGGCCCGGGCGCTGCAGGCCGGTCCGCTGGCGCAGGCCGCGGCCCGGCAGGAGGTCGTCGTCCAGGAGACCAAGGTCGCCGAGTTGGAGGCGCACCGCAAGGAGCAGCAACTGCAGGCGGACGTCCGCAAGCCGGCCGACGCTCGGGCGTACGAGACCCGGACGAAGGCGCAGGCCGACCGAGACGCCCGGATCTCGGCGGCGGAGGCGCTGGCCCGGGAGACCGAGCTGAAGGCCGCGGCCGAGGCGAACCGGGTGAAGATCGCCGCCACCGCGGAGGCGGAGGCCACCAAGGCCCGCGGTCTGGCTTCGGCCGAGGCCACCCGGGCGACCGGCCAGGCCGAGGCCGCGGCCGCGGAGGCGAAGGGCCTGGCGACGGCCGAGGCGGCCCGTGCGCTCGGTCTGGCCGAGGCGGAGGCGATCAAGGCGCGGGCGGCGGCCCTGGCGGAGAACCAGGAGGCGGTCGTCGCCCAGCAGTTGGCGGAGAACTGGCCGGAGATCGTCCGGGCCGGTGCGGAGGCCTTCGGCAATGTGGAGCACATGGTGCTGCTGAACGGCGCCGAGGGCATGGGCGAGATGATGGCCAAGGCGCTGACCATGGGCGGGACGGGGCTGGGCCTGGCCCGGCAGTTGCTCTCCGCGATGGGCCAGCAGCAGCGTCCGGCCGAGCCGGTGGCCGCCGCCGAGCGTGCGGTGAGCCGGGCGATCCCCGTCCAGGAGGGCGCGGAGTCCTGA
- a CDS encoding glycosyl transferase family 2, translating to MTALWVVVPAYREEARIGGTLRALAAQRDTDFTLLVVDNASDDRTVAVVEEFAAGAPFPVHVLLEPEKGVGCAVDTGFRHAIAQGAELLARTDADCLPEPGWTAAARAGMLASRGLVCGHITARRDEHGPVGRRVFRALVVTGAFFGRIRPAHHRRHGYLVPYRMHAGNNMAVTAALYEAVGGMPRRPSPTDRTFINRVRRHTGAIVQRRDMVVQNSTRRIRAYGVLGTARWYLERGSGGRSVDPR from the coding sequence GTGACCGCGCTCTGGGTGGTCGTCCCCGCGTACCGCGAGGAGGCCAGGATCGGCGGCACCCTGCGCGCCCTGGCCGCCCAGCGGGACACCGACTTCACGCTGCTGGTGGTGGACAACGCCTCCGACGACCGGACGGTCGCGGTGGTCGAGGAGTTCGCCGCCGGGGCGCCGTTCCCGGTGCACGTCCTGTTGGAGCCGGAGAAGGGCGTCGGCTGCGCCGTCGACACCGGGTTCCGGCACGCCATCGCGCAGGGTGCCGAGCTGCTCGCCCGCACCGACGCCGACTGCCTGCCCGAACCCGGCTGGACGGCCGCCGCCCGCGCCGGGATGCTCGCCTCCCGCGGACTGGTCTGCGGCCACATCACCGCCCGCCGCGACGAGCACGGCCCGGTCGGCCGCCGGGTCTTCCGCGCCCTGGTGGTGACCGGCGCCTTCTTCGGCCGGATCCGCCCAGCGCACCACCGCCGGCACGGCTACCTGGTGCCGTACCGGATGCACGCCGGCAACAACATGGCGGTCACCGCGGCGCTGTACGAGGCGGTCGGCGGCATGCCGCGCCGGCCATCGCCCACCGACCGCACCTTCATCAACCGGGTCCGCCGGCACACCGGCGCGATCGTGCAGCGCCGCGACATGGTGGTGCAGAACTCCACCCGCCGGATCCGCGCCTACGGCGTCCTCGGCACCGCCCGCTGGTACCTGGAGCGGGGCAGCGGCGGCCGCTCCGTCGACCCCCGATGA
- a CDS encoding 3-oxoacyl-[acyl-carrier-protein] synthase-3 — MDLRFPSVGITAVGAGLPARVLTSQQLQDEVVAGSGLRLPDRMFEKATGIVTRRFAADDEYASTLALAAARNALDRAGHHPLDIDLLVYASATRDVCEPATAHLVQAELGSRAHAFDVSNACNSFLNGIDVARAMILAGRARRALVVTGETPSRAMRRDPSGLADFRDGFAGYTFGDAGAAVVVEPVERGGILDVETETASEHWPVGGIPGGGSRHPRGDEYSYFRGGGKELRGVFEKIGGDILTRVAARTGLGWDAYVRVLVHQVTVPYLERFVELTGVPAEKLVLTVPELGNVAGATLGVQLDRIHGGLASGDKVLMVGLGGGVSLMTMVWEVP; from the coding sequence ATGGACCTTCGATTTCCGAGCGTGGGCATCACCGCGGTGGGCGCCGGCCTGCCGGCCCGGGTGCTGACGTCGCAACAGCTCCAGGACGAGGTGGTGGCCGGCAGCGGACTCCGGCTCCCCGACCGGATGTTCGAGAAGGCCACCGGCATCGTCACCCGGCGGTTCGCCGCCGACGACGAGTACGCCTCCACCCTGGCCCTGGCCGCCGCCCGGAACGCCCTCGACCGTGCCGGCCACCACCCGCTCGACATCGACCTGCTGGTGTACGCCTCCGCCACCCGGGACGTCTGCGAGCCCGCCACCGCCCACCTGGTGCAGGCCGAACTCGGATCCCGCGCACACGCCTTCGACGTCTCCAATGCCTGCAACAGCTTCCTCAACGGCATCGACGTGGCCCGCGCGATGATCCTCGCCGGGCGGGCCCGCCGCGCCCTGGTGGTCACCGGCGAGACGCCGAGCCGGGCGATGCGCCGCGACCCGTCCGGCCTCGCCGACTTCCGGGACGGCTTCGCCGGCTACACCTTCGGCGACGCCGGCGCGGCCGTGGTCGTCGAACCGGTCGAGCGCGGCGGCATCCTGGACGTGGAGACGGAGACCGCCTCCGAGCACTGGCCGGTCGGCGGCATACCCGGCGGCGGCTCGCGTCACCCGCGCGGTGACGAGTACAGCTACTTCCGCGGTGGCGGCAAGGAGTTGCGGGGGGTCTTCGAGAAGATCGGCGGCGACATCCTGACCCGGGTGGCGGCCCGCACCGGCCTCGGCTGGGACGCCTACGTCCGGGTACTGGTCCACCAGGTGACCGTGCCCTACCTGGAGCGCTTCGTGGAACTGACCGGGGTGCCCGCCGAGAAGCTGGTGCTGACCGTGCCCGAGCTCGGCAACGTCGCCGGCGCCACCCTCGGCGTCCAACTCGACCGGATCCACGGCGGACTGGCCTCGGGCGACAAGGTGCTGATGGTCGGGCTCGGCGGCGGCGTCAGCCTGATGACGATGGTCTGGGAGGTGCCGTGA
- a CDS encoding parallel beta helix pectate lyase-like protein, with product MRIHRTTALTVACITGVLGLAAPAHAETAATLYVDNSTGVPCSDSGEGTQAQPFCSITAAAAAAVAGQTVEIAPGLGYTGQVALTHSGEPGKPIVLHGSSTGSAVRIDAGASPAFVVDGLHDVELRGLQAYGGVSVTNSDRITLDRLTAVAQGTTSGVRIAGGGHDITLSRSDVRAARGTVAVVIEGATGTLVSRVSTNGLGHSTMITVTDAPNTSVLNNTGIEGCGSGVVLGGGSTGATVVNNIFTSTPSAVCTAADKGPLVSVAATAAEGTRVGYNNLRSRSGAALYSWAGTEYNDPNAFHAATGQGEKDLVIPGSQFPTGDLSLAIDSADATVPRVQETGASGLAPADDPRIPNTGTGYGYLDRGAREEQDSLTGVALTVDQTWAPYGTTVTATAKATHTWPAALTYTFDFGDGSQVTTKDTTATHVYSSPCSCKSKVTAVTATEVSKTSNQVDVKVTTPGPIVPPLSATPELPLGNNPIGRTPPLSVAVDAAVTDSAWPIASYAYDYGDGFLTESNSWHNGQHTYAKPGDYRITVTVRDIKGNVGTASTTFHAEYAKATYTPVTPFRMLDTRQTSQTLWGGNSLTLDVSNGYPDANKPVTSGSPEAVVLNVTATNATTDTYLTLFPGGQDRPASSNLNVKAGQTVANLVTVPVGSDGKVQLFNFAGRSDVIVDFVGYYQPNAGQGFTSTGPARLSDAPMAAGATSTLKVAGTAGVPADATAVVVNLTADGPTANGYLTAYPHGTDRPTVSNLNFRPGQTIANQAIVPVGADGTIDLYNFTGTTRVIVDVFGYYSPGSKGLFTPTVPVRLADTRSDNTKQPLGTGAQLNLPVAGTHGVPANATAAVLNVTATQPSNPGYLTVWPDLTARPGTSNLNLAPGTTTPNHVTTPLGTNGRANIYNFAGTTHVIADLAGWFTEN from the coding sequence ATGCGCATCCACCGTACGACCGCCCTGACCGTCGCCTGCATCACCGGCGTCCTCGGTCTGGCCGCCCCGGCCCACGCCGAGACGGCCGCCACGCTCTACGTCGACAACAGCACCGGCGTGCCCTGCTCGGACTCCGGCGAGGGCACCCAGGCACAGCCGTTCTGTTCGATCACCGCCGCGGCGGCGGCAGCCGTCGCCGGCCAGACGGTGGAGATCGCCCCCGGCCTGGGCTACACCGGACAGGTCGCGCTCACGCACTCCGGCGAACCCGGCAAGCCGATCGTCCTCCACGGCAGCTCGACGGGCTCTGCCGTCCGGATCGACGCCGGGGCGTCCCCGGCGTTCGTGGTCGACGGGCTGCACGACGTCGAACTGCGCGGCCTCCAGGCCTACGGCGGTGTGTCGGTCACGAACTCGGACCGGATCACCCTCGACCGGCTGACGGCCGTCGCCCAGGGCACGACCTCCGGGGTCCGGATCGCCGGCGGCGGCCACGACATCACGCTCAGCCGGTCCGACGTCCGGGCCGCGCGCGGCACCGTCGCGGTCGTGATCGAGGGCGCGACCGGCACCCTCGTCAGCCGTGTGTCCACCAACGGCCTCGGACACAGCACGATGATCACCGTGACGGACGCGCCGAACACCAGCGTCCTCAACAACACCGGTATCGAGGGGTGCGGCTCCGGCGTGGTGCTGGGCGGCGGCTCGACGGGCGCCACCGTGGTCAACAACATCTTCACCAGCACGCCATCGGCGGTCTGCACCGCGGCGGACAAGGGGCCGCTGGTGTCCGTGGCCGCCACCGCCGCCGAGGGCACCCGCGTGGGGTACAACAACCTGCGGTCCCGATCGGGTGCCGCGCTCTACTCCTGGGCGGGCACCGAGTACAACGACCCCAACGCGTTCCACGCCGCCACCGGCCAGGGGGAGAAGGACCTCGTGATCCCGGGGAGCCAGTTCCCGACCGGCGACCTCTCGCTCGCGATCGACTCCGCCGACGCCACGGTTCCCCGTGTTCAGGAGACGGGTGCCTCCGGCCTGGCCCCTGCCGACGACCCGCGGATCCCCAACACCGGCACCGGCTACGGATACCTGGACCGCGGCGCCCGCGAGGAGCAGGACAGCCTCACGGGGGTCGCCCTCACCGTCGACCAGACCTGGGCGCCGTACGGCACCACCGTGACCGCCACCGCCAAGGCCACCCACACCTGGCCGGCAGCCCTCACCTACACCTTCGACTTCGGCGACGGCAGCCAGGTGACCACGAAGGACACGACGGCCACCCACGTCTACAGCTCGCCCTGCTCCTGCAAGTCGAAGGTCACGGCCGTGACCGCGACCGAAGTGTCGAAGACCAGCAACCAGGTGGACGTCAAGGTCACCACCCCCGGCCCGATCGTGCCGCCGCTGTCGGCCACCCCGGAACTCCCGCTCGGCAACAACCCGATCGGCCGGACCCCGCCGCTCTCCGTCGCGGTCGACGCGGCGGTCACGGACTCGGCCTGGCCCATCGCCTCGTACGCCTACGACTACGGCGACGGCTTCCTGACCGAGAGCAACTCCTGGCACAACGGCCAGCACACCTACGCCAAGCCCGGCGACTACCGGATCACCGTGACAGTCCGGGACATCAAGGGCAACGTCGGCACCGCCTCCACCACGTTCCACGCCGAGTACGCGAAGGCGACGTACACGCCGGTGACGCCGTTCCGGATGCTCGACACCCGGCAGACCTCGCAGACCCTGTGGGGCGGCAACTCGCTGACCCTGGACGTCTCCAACGGCTACCCGGACGCCAACAAGCCGGTCACCTCCGGCAGCCCCGAGGCGGTCGTACTGAACGTGACGGCGACCAACGCCACCACGGACACCTACCTCACGCTCTTCCCCGGCGGCCAGGACCGCCCGGCCTCGTCCAACCTGAACGTGAAGGCCGGGCAGACCGTCGCCAACCTGGTCACCGTCCCCGTCGGCAGTGACGGCAAGGTCCAGCTCTTCAACTTCGCCGGCCGCTCCGACGTCATCGTCGACTTCGTCGGCTACTACCAGCCCAACGCCGGCCAGGGCTTCACCTCCACCGGCCCGGCCCGGCTCTCCGACGCCCCGATGGCCGCCGGTGCCACCAGCACCCTGAAGGTCGCGGGCACGGCCGGCGTCCCCGCCGACGCCACCGCCGTCGTCGTCAACCTGACCGCCGACGGCCCGACCGCCAACGGCTACCTCACCGCGTACCCGCACGGCACCGACCGGCCGACCGTCTCCAACCTCAACTTCCGCCCCGGGCAGACGATCGCCAACCAGGCCATCGTCCCCGTCGGCGCCGACGGCACCATCGACCTCTACAACTTCACCGGCACCACCCGCGTGATCGTCGACGTCTTCGGCTACTACAGCCCCGGCAGCAAGGGCCTGTTCACCCCCACGGTCCCGGTCCGCCTGGCCGACACCCGCAGCGACAACACCAAGCAGCCGCTCGGCACCGGCGCCCAGCTCAACCTGCCGGTCGCCGGCACCCACGGCGTCCCGGCGAACGCCACCGCGGCGGTCCTGAACGTCACCGCGACGCAGCCCAGCAACCCGGGCTACCTCACCGTCTGGCCCGACCTCACCGCACGCCCGGGCACCTCCAACCTCAACCTCGCCCCCGGCACCACCACCCCCAACCACGTGACGACGCCGCTCGGCACCAACGGCCGCGCGAACATCTACAACTTCGCCGGCACCACCCACGTCATCGCCGACCTCGCCGGATGGTTCACCGAGAACTAG
- a CDS encoding acyl-CoA synthetase (AMP-forming)/AMP-acid ligase II, with protein sequence MLDHLTRVLREGADRPAVLGCTRSGAVRVRARCGEIADLADRYTAALHHGHGLAPGDTLGVAVRPGPRALALMLAAHRLGLRAAVLDPTAGPDVLLARLELARPALVVADAAAQAVAGWARGLARRASLELPRLDALGPVATVGPRRPGCAPALRTPGGHPPAPYDGEGDAVIVFTSGTTSAPRAVVHTRASVAAGMRAVTSLVRPQAGQAVLGGTFFVLVPSLAAGATVALPARSPKVLGRQVRRLAPAETYLTPPQLRGLDHLTGRVWTGSAPASAELLRRAKQAGATEAWGVYALTELFPAAAVEETEKSAFDGDGDLLGHPLPGVRTRLADGGELLLAGDAARDRYLGERPDAWVRTGDRAGLDADGRIVLAGRCKDMVLRRAENIYPGLYEPALHLPDVELALLVGVPAGDGDERLVALVQPRRGADPRRLRADLERPLARMGSARPDAVLLGEVPLAGRSRKPDRAAAARFCARELAR encoded by the coding sequence GTGCTCGACCACCTCACCCGGGTACTGCGCGAGGGCGCCGACCGCCCGGCCGTCCTCGGCTGCACCCGCAGCGGCGCCGTCCGGGTGCGGGCCCGCTGCGGCGAGATCGCCGACCTCGCCGACCGGTACACCGCCGCGCTGCACCACGGCCACGGGCTGGCCCCCGGGGACACCCTCGGCGTCGCCGTCCGCCCGGGCCCGCGAGCCCTCGCGCTGATGCTCGCCGCCCACCGGCTCGGCCTGCGCGCCGCCGTCCTCGACCCCACCGCCGGCCCGGACGTACTGCTCGCCCGCCTCGAACTGGCCCGCCCGGCCCTGGTCGTCGCCGACGCCGCCGCGCAGGCCGTGGCCGGCTGGGCCCGCGGCCTCGCCCGCCGCGCCTCGCTGGAACTGCCCAGGCTCGACGCCCTCGGGCCGGTCGCGACCGTCGGCCCGCGCCGCCCCGGCTGCGCCCCCGCCCTGCGCACCCCCGGCGGCCACCCGCCCGCGCCGTACGACGGCGAAGGCGACGCGGTGATCGTCTTCACCTCCGGCACCACCTCGGCCCCGCGCGCCGTGGTGCACACCCGGGCCTCGGTCGCCGCCGGGATGCGCGCCGTCACCTCCCTCGTCCGCCCGCAGGCCGGGCAGGCCGTGCTAGGCGGCACCTTCTTCGTCCTGGTGCCCTCGCTGGCGGCCGGTGCCACCGTCGCCCTGCCCGCCCGCTCGCCCAAGGTGCTCGGCCGGCAGGTCCGCCGCCTCGCGCCCGCCGAGACCTATCTGACACCGCCCCAGCTGCGCGGCCTCGACCACCTCACCGGCCGGGTCTGGACGGGCTCCGCGCCCGCCTCCGCCGAGCTGCTGCGCCGCGCCAAGCAGGCCGGTGCCACCGAGGCCTGGGGCGTGTACGCGCTCACCGAGCTCTTCCCGGCCGCGGCCGTGGAGGAGACCGAGAAGTCCGCCTTCGACGGCGACGGCGACCTGCTCGGCCACCCGCTGCCCGGTGTCCGCACCCGGCTGGCCGACGGCGGCGAACTGCTCCTCGCCGGGGACGCCGCCCGCGACCGCTACCTCGGCGAACGCCCGGACGCGTGGGTGCGCACCGGCGACCGGGCCGGGCTCGACGCCGACGGCCGGATCGTCCTCGCCGGCCGCTGCAAGGACATGGTGCTGCGCCGCGCCGAGAACATCTACCCGGGCCTGTACGAGCCCGCGCTGCACCTGCCCGACGTCGAACTCGCCCTGCTGGTGGGCGTCCCGGCCGGGGACGGCGACGAGCGGCTGGTCGCCCTCGTCCAGCCGCGCCGCGGCGCCGACCCGCGGCGGCTGCGCGCCGACCTGGAGCGGCCGCTCGCCCGGATGGGCAGTGCCCGCCCGGACGCCGTCCTGCTCGGCGAGGTGCCGCTGGCCGGCCGCTCCCGCAAGCCCGACCGGGCCGCAGCGGCCCGGTTCTGCGCCCGCGAGCTGGCCCGATGA